A genomic region of Thermoanaerobaculia bacterium contains the following coding sequences:
- a CDS encoding glycosyltransferase, with protein MSAVAEDLARTATRPPRRATRVCAVSFKECWQDESGRWYSNGGFPLQMAAVASLFDRMTLLVTRRDRPGPGALPLPENADIVIFRKPAGQDFRRKVFVGLHLFGYLRTIARHARGADAVHVPPPGDLPLLGMLVGLALRKRLIVRYCGSWYPTSRTTATNRVTRGLMRAFAGGRNVMLATGEAGVSPARNVHWIFATGLSREELRRGRPDTERGIARPARLAYIGRLSAEKGLDRLIDAIALLEAEGLSPLPRVSLIGEGPERERLSALVAQRGYGEIFRFAGQLDRAQLADALSEIDLCVHPSLTEGYSKAWLDAFAQGLPVLSTEAGAAKAVIGADGERGWIVPPGDVRRLADALRRVLTEERDWPALRRRCRAFAEARTLEAWSSEIGRRCAEQWNVPFSEGKLGV; from the coding sequence GTGAGCGCGGTGGCGGAGGATCTGGCCCGGACGGCGACGCGGCCGCCGCGGCGCGCGACGCGTGTTTGCGCGGTTTCGTTCAAGGAATGCTGGCAGGACGAATCCGGGCGCTGGTATTCCAACGGAGGCTTTCCGCTGCAGATGGCCGCCGTCGCGTCCCTCTTCGACCGGATGACCCTCCTCGTGACACGGCGCGACCGGCCCGGTCCCGGGGCCCTTCCGCTGCCCGAAAACGCCGACATCGTGATCTTCCGGAAGCCGGCCGGCCAGGATTTCCGCCGGAAGGTCTTCGTTGGCCTCCACCTCTTCGGATATCTGCGGACGATCGCCCGCCACGCGCGGGGCGCCGACGCCGTCCACGTACCTCCGCCCGGCGATCTCCCCCTCCTCGGGATGCTCGTCGGCCTCGCGCTGCGCAAGCGCCTCATCGTGCGCTACTGCGGCTCCTGGTATCCGACGTCGCGCACGACGGCCACGAATCGCGTGACGCGCGGACTGATGCGCGCCTTCGCCGGAGGGCGCAACGTGATGCTCGCGACCGGAGAAGCGGGAGTTTCTCCTGCGAGGAACGTCCACTGGATCTTCGCGACCGGACTCTCCCGGGAGGAGCTCCGGCGAGGACGCCCCGACACGGAGCGCGGCATCGCGCGGCCCGCGCGCCTCGCCTACATCGGGCGGCTCTCGGCGGAGAAGGGGCTCGATCGCCTGATCGACGCGATCGCGCTCCTCGAGGCGGAAGGCTTGTCGCCGCTGCCGCGCGTCTCGCTGATCGGCGAAGGGCCGGAACGGGAGAGACTCTCCGCTCTCGTCGCCCAGCGCGGATACGGAGAGATTTTCCGGTTCGCGGGACAACTGGATCGCGCCCAGCTCGCCGACGCGCTCTCCGAGATCGACCTCTGCGTGCATCCGTCGCTCACCGAGGGCTACAGCAAGGCGTGGCTCGACGCCTTCGCGCAGGGCCTCCCGGTGCTCTCGACGGAAGCGGGCGCCGCGAAGGCGGTGATCGGCGCCGACGGGGAGCGCGGCTGGATCGTCCCCCCCGGCGACGTCCGGCGCCTCGCCGACGCGCTCCGACGCGTCCTCACCGAAGAGCGCGACTGGCCCGCCCTGCGGCGGCGCTGCCGCGCGTTCGCCGAGGCGAGGACGCTCGAAGCCTGGTCGTCGGAGATCGGACGCCGCTGCGCCGAACAGTGGAACGTTCCTTTTTCCGAAGGGAAGCTCGGCGTCTGA
- a CDS encoding DapH/DapD/GlmU-related protein: MALPPAPDLLGGCASSWRCYLEDVDRYRIRPRPRLAVILLNQGLWAAAVYRFFYPLVRSRWPAVRRISHFASVFAVKAIEVLAGISLSPEAEVGGGLYVGHFGHVVVNPRARIGRNCNLSPGVVIGSGGRGEEDGRPREGVPTLGDRVYVGPGAVIFGPVEIGEDAAIGANAVVTRSVPPRAVVAGAPARIVSRKGSFLYVQYRGMETDPDRLRSLRERDGLREGVR, translated from the coding sequence ATGGCGCTCCCTCCGGCTCCCGATCTCCTCGGCGGCTGCGCGTCGTCGTGGCGCTGCTACCTCGAGGACGTCGACCGCTACCGGATCCGTCCGCGCCCGCGGCTCGCCGTGATCCTCCTGAACCAGGGCCTCTGGGCGGCGGCGGTGTACCGGTTCTTCTATCCGCTCGTCCGCTCGCGCTGGCCGGCCGTCCGGCGGATCTCCCACTTCGCCTCGGTCTTCGCCGTCAAGGCGATCGAGGTGCTCGCGGGAATCTCGCTTTCTCCCGAGGCGGAGGTCGGCGGCGGGCTCTACGTCGGCCATTTCGGGCACGTCGTCGTCAACCCCCGCGCCCGGATCGGCCGCAACTGCAATCTCAGTCCCGGGGTCGTGATCGGGTCGGGCGGACGGGGCGAGGAGGACGGCCGGCCGAGGGAGGGCGTTCCGACGCTGGGCGACCGCGTCTACGTCGGGCCGGGAGCCGTCATCTTCGGTCCCGTCGAGATCGGAGAGGACGCGGCGATCGGCGCCAACGCCGTCGTGACGAGGTCGGTGCCTCCGCGGGCGGTCGTGGCCGGCGCTCCGGCGCGGATCGTCAGCCGGAAAGGGAGCTTCCTGTACGTCCAGTACCGCGGGATGGAGACCGATCCCGATCGGCTGCGCAGCCTGCGGGAACGCGACGGTCTCCGCGAGGGCGTTCGATGA
- a CDS encoding polysaccharide deacetylase family protein produces the protein MSGPAELLFFWDYDTQWGGDRSRLPGGPKEWGALEFANTERLLELHAEHEVPACFAVVGSAALAGDRPYHDPAQIRRIHAAGHEIGSHSHRHEWLPGLGAAALRETLASSKNALEQCIGAPVATFVPPWNQPFDYPGGFSFSLSERRHGGADRTDLGRLCETLRETGYRFCRVAYRPMHQRLAEIVVRRRLDQKGRIEKIRGIACARLNTPGGFARRTVEVLRRSARRGGLVVVYGHPHSLTLGNSQDERHLAPFLQLVSAMCKAGELRVTLPREWAGNGAARGGLAEGLAGASRAVGGA, from the coding sequence ATGAGCGGACCGGCCGAGCTCCTCTTCTTCTGGGACTACGACACGCAATGGGGCGGGGATCGGTCGCGGCTTCCGGGAGGGCCGAAGGAGTGGGGAGCTCTCGAGTTCGCGAACACGGAGCGCCTGCTCGAGCTCCACGCGGAGCACGAGGTTCCCGCCTGCTTCGCGGTCGTCGGCTCTGCGGCACTCGCCGGCGATCGGCCTTACCACGATCCGGCGCAGATCCGGCGGATCCACGCCGCGGGACACGAGATCGGAAGCCATTCGCATCGGCACGAATGGCTCCCGGGCCTGGGCGCGGCGGCGCTCCGGGAAACTCTCGCGTCGAGTAAGAACGCGCTCGAGCAGTGCATCGGGGCGCCGGTGGCGACGTTCGTTCCGCCCTGGAACCAGCCGTTCGACTATCCGGGAGGGTTCTCCTTCTCCCTCTCCGAGCGCCGCCACGGCGGCGCGGACCGGACCGACCTCGGCCGGCTCTGCGAAACCCTCCGGGAAACCGGTTACCGGTTCTGCCGTGTCGCCTACCGGCCGATGCACCAGCGCCTCGCCGAGATCGTGGTCCGACGCCGCCTCGACCAGAAGGGACGGATCGAGAAGATCCGCGGGATCGCGTGTGCGCGCCTGAACACTCCGGGAGGGTTCGCGCGCCGGACGGTCGAGGTCCTGCGGCGCTCCGCGCGGCGGGGCGGGCTCGTCGTCGTCTACGGCCATCCGCACTCCCTGACCCTGGGGAACTCCCAGGACGAACGGCATCTGGCCCCTTTCCTGCAATTGGTCTCCGCGATGTGCAAGGCCGGGGAACTGAGGGTGACCCTGCCCCGCGAGTGGGCGGGCAACGGGGCTGCGCGGGGGGGCCTGGCGGAGGGCCTGGCCGGCGCGAGCCGCGCCGTGGGGGGCGCGTGA